One genomic window of Macaca mulatta isolate MMU2019108-1 chromosome 8, T2T-MMU8v2.0, whole genome shotgun sequence includes the following:
- the FABP12 gene encoding fatty acid-binding protein 12 isoform X1 has product MVDQLQGTWKSVSCENFEEYLKELGIGRASRKLGCLAKPTVTISTDGDVITIKTKSIFKNSEISFKLGEEFEEITPGGHKTKSKVTLDKESLIQVQNWDGKETTITRKLVDGKMVVESAVNGVICTRTYEKVSSNSVSNS; this is encoded by the exons ATGGTTGACCAGCTCCAAGGAACATGGAAGTCCGTTTCTTGTGAAAATTTCGAAGAATACTTGAAGGAGCTGG GTATAGGAAGAGCCAGCAGGAAACTGGGCTGTTTGGCAAAACCCACTGTGACCATCAGTACAGATGGAGATGTCATcacaataaaaaccaaaagcatCTTTAAAAATAGTGAGATCTCCTTTAAGCTGGGAGAAGAGTTTGAGGAAATCACACCAGGCGGCCACAAAACAAAG agtaAAGTAACCTTAGATAAGGAGTCCCTGATTCAAGTTCAGAACTGGGATGGCAAAGAAACCACCATAACGAGAAAGCTGGTGGATGGGAAAATGGTGGTG GAAAGCGCTGTGAACGGTGTTATCTGTACACGAACATATGAGAAAGTATCATCAAATTCAGTCTCAAACTCTTAA